ttatatatttggGCTTTTAGTCTGCCGACCCATCTATACGTCTGACCTGTTGCTGTCAGTGTCAGACCCTCGCAGCAGGTACCCGCTCACCCAGGACCGTGCACGCACGCCTGCTCATATATCAGAGCCTATAATTTCACTCACCTCTCGGGTCACTTTGGGTATTTCAATAAACTCTCTGCctacatgtttatttttattgtgaaCATCTGACTTAAATTTTAGGGGGCACAAAATGGATTCTGCTAAACTATTAAATACAGACAGCTTTAATGCAGTTACTGTATCTTTTCCTAGTATAGTTAATTTAGTAAATGATGTAATTTTTAGGTCTAATTTTTGCTAAAACCTGGCATTTGAAAAACTTTATAAAGtgtcctttaaaaaaaggataaatAAAATGGATTCGCTGTTAAACGAAAACTGTCAAAATAATTAGAAAATAGTTAAAGCAACAAAATATATGGCAAAACGTAGATCCAGACGTGTATATATGGACATTTGtatacacgtacacacatgcatatatacATTAGCATCCTTTATTACTCTTTACCAGCTGGGCCCATGTGTTTATCGCCTGTTACAGCTCATTCTCTCAGTTCTCTATCTAATTAGGAGGCGATCATTGTAATTTcccccacaacaacaacaacaacaataatattaataataatagatcAAGTCATCATTTGGAGTTATTTTATCTACAGATCTTTAGGCCCCTCATTAATCAATATTTTGCCCTTTTGGAGCTGCTCCTGCCCTTTCAGCATTCTCCCCACTCCACCCACGTACCCACCCACAGGcctcgcgcgcgcgcgcacgcacacactgagGTTTGAGGTATTGTCCGGTACTTTTGCAAGTACCCGTCCCTTTTAGAACCATGGGGTTAGTCCCCTTCGGCGTAGCAGAGGTTCTTCCCTCGCTGCTCACCTTTCGCTCCTGCGGCTCCACGGAAACATCTGCAGGTGTCCACGTTTATAAATCCATGTGATCAAACCTCTGGTGATCTGAATGAACgacctctgcagcctctttgtGCGTGTCTGCGTGGAAGCGGAGCTGCTCTgagctccttctctctgtctctccctctccctctctgcagagGCTGCACGGCGAACCGCTGCATGAACATCTGCTCACTTCacgtgacttttttttaaaaatactaaCATCTGTTCTAAATAGGTTTCATTCTTTGCCTCTGCGTCGCGTCAATTGCCAACTGCTTCTCCCCTGAAAGAAGGGAGAGGGGAATCTTACTGAAACTTAACCTGCACTGGGCCAGAATGTGAATTCTTTTAGCTGTAAAAATCCCATTCTTTCGCGTCCCACGCCGAAACCGTCTGTGCGTGTTCGAACGGCCCCTGCTTATTTATCTAGCATTTAGAGGAAAGACTAAAAtgtaaggatttttttttgtaaaagccGCGTTTTAATTTCAGTTatgcctccgtgtgtgtgtatatttttccACTGAAACTCTCGGGCCTGTTTTCCTCCATGCTGCCTTCACGGCCTCCTTAAATTTCATAGACATCTGGGAATTCCATACATGCCTTGAAAGCCAATTACACACCTTCAAACGGACACAAACTCTGGTTTGGACAGTCAGAAACACTTTCCCATGATCAATCAAGATTTATTCTGTAGAGAGAACTGGGCTCGGAGCTTTCGGGGAGGCACATTCTTATTAAAGATGTTAAGCCAATATATTTATACATGTTCTTGTTTTAACCCTGATTGTTTTTCTAGCGAAAATGATTATAGAAAGAAGACAAAATCTGCGGATTATTATGGTATATGGACTCAAAAGGAACATGACCCAATATCAATAATCTTAGGATTTACTCACTGAGTCGCAAGTCCTAAAATTCACGTTCAGATAGAAATTAAATTGTAAATTGAAGATtctgaaaaacattttcagtcGTCAAACATTACATAAAAACGATCAAtgtcatatttatatttaaagattTGGATTCCCGGTtacatgagagagagaaaaaaaattaaacactgGATTATTTTTGGAGTTTGTGTCActaaagaggagggaaaaaatagcTGCACTCGAGTTTTTATTGAGCCAATAACTGCATCTGTTTCCCCAAGTGATCAGCGATCACTTCGACATTAAATCCGAATTATAATTGGAACCATAATCACCCGCCTGCTCGTTCCAGGGTATTCTTTAACCGAACctattgcttttcttttcacaaaatcattttaattagatttcTGTGCACTGCACATCGGATCAACAGACCAAAGAAGGTGAAACACTTAATTTTTCTTAGACATTTTCTTTAATGCAAAAAAGTACAAacatatacaaaaaaaaaaaaaaaaaaaaaaaatcacagaaacATACGCATTTAAAAATAGGAGTTGTATTTGTATTTCAGACACAGGATCTTTTCATGTAACAAGtgtcaataataaataaataaatgcattctGAAAAATATTTTAGCACAGGTTGGATCCACACGGTCAGCCTGTAATGTGAGCTACACCACCAGTTGACAGTCTCACACCAAACGCTGAGACCACTACTCCAAAAATGCACGTTGACCTCCACagtttttaagaaaaagaaaacaaaaaaaacaagtccaaatgcattttcattTCTTGAGAAAATTAACAAGTAATATTTTTCAACACCCGCAGTCAAAAATATGAACGGAGGCGTCAACGCACGGCTGCAGGTCGGGCCTCCGCATACAGATCCCCTCCAGAGCTCATGTCTCCTTGGGTTTAAATAGAGTGATCCCATGTATCCAGCATTGGACTCCAGATTTGTCCCATCAGAATGATTGAGAAGAATCAGCAGTAACCTGGAAGTTGGATAAGGCATTTATTAGCACTGATGTGTGCAGAAAGGTacacaaactgttgcttcagACCACAGTACAACTCTCTGGGGGAAAATGGAGGCATTCTCGAGTGGCTTTacgcttttttttaaaagctgaaaatCAAGCGCACCATTTAAGGTCCAATTCCTCCAGATGCTAGTGAGATGTTGACATGGACCAAGCGccctccatcctccacacaGAGAAGGCGTAGCTCAGTCTCTCATGGGCCACATAGCTACAACTTGCCATTTTGGAGTCCAGCTCGTCACTTTGCAGCACCTGGCACAGGAAGTCGATGTATCTGGCTGCGAGTTTGAGAGTCTGTATTTTGCTGAGTTTGTCTGAGGGCAGAGTGGGGATAATTTTACGCAGCGCCGCGAACGCCTCGTTCAGGGATTGGGTCCTCTGGCGCTCCCGCACGTTTGCCATGACGCGCTGCGACTGGATGTCCTCGAAAGACtgggggctgctgctgttggacttcttcccccttttcccAGGGGTCGGGCTATCTGAGTCCTCCCCGTTTTTCCTGCTCGgtctcctctttctcccgcTTCTCTTCGGCTGTCTTTCCAGCTCCCCCTCGCTGTTGCTCAGGCTGTCCACAGGAGAGACGGGGGAGCTGCCGGACTCTTCCCCTAGGTTTTCCTCAGACATCTCCACTCGGGTAGAAGGTCAGAAAACGTCCCCCCCTCCAAGATTATTCCCGTCTCATGAAGACACAGAATTAATCCATCTGTAGGCGAGTTCTGCCTGGCTCTTCAGACACATCAGTATCCATAGATGTGTTCCTGGTAAGACAACTCTTTTCCGATTCTTGAGTAACTTTGTCAGTTCTTATAGGCTGCAGCGCGTaaactttttttggggggaggcgCAGGATTGGACAAGACGAGGAATTACGCGCAGCCAGGGGCGGGAGCCTGTGATGAAGAGTCAGAAAGGCTCCTGATCCAAATTCATAGCTGTGAAAAAGGTAGTTGATGCAAATAATGTGCAGCCCACACAAGTGTTTCTAAATTGTTTGGTTAAGTACTCAGCCAGCATGTGACTCAAAAGCACTTGAGGCACGTGAACGCATCATATTTAATAATACATGAAAGTTTTTGTGTATAGATGCTGCAAAAGGATATGTTCAGTGTTCATTTACCCGCATCTGTTTGAGCAAATCCCAGCAAATACAGTTTAGATTTATGTTTCCAAGTGTTGTTTAAATCAGAATGAAATTTATATACAAAAAAGAAGCTCCCATAAAGATAACATATGATCCCAATCCTCATATTTGACATGCAGCCAGAAAGCACATTTTCTGACTTTAATCTTGGAGACGTGATGCCTCACTGGCTTATCTCCCATTAGAGGGTAGACCTTCTTAGGTAGACCTGATCGTAGAACAACTTGAATTTGAAACAGATGGGAATTAAAGTTGCCCATCTATAAAACAATGCAGGCGGGTTTTACTGAACAGTTTCTGGTCGGAGATGGGGAGGGGGCCTGTTTTTAAGAGGCCGCCGTATTTACTGGGTTTGTGACAATATCCATCTTGTTTAGTGGAGGATTACTTTGTTTAGGTTGAGAGGGCCTTGGTCCACAGGAGCCGCATGGCTCAGGAAACAGGGGGCagccagggtcaggggtcacaaCACCAAGGTGCATCCATTTACATCCCTGTGCAGGCCTGAGAGTGAAGTATTGTTCCAGCAGAAGCATTTCCCAGTTTACTGGCTGATATATGTTACGCTGACATAAAGAATTGCAGATGTCAACATGTTTGACTGGCTCATGAATGTACACTTTATTTTCATCACCAGTCTGCGTGTTTCAGCTCTACAAGTTGCAAAATCTGGTGTATCTTGATGTGTGGGTGGCAGCTGAAGGATTCCTCAaggtgagctcacctgtgtgggCGCTCTGTCCATGGTCCTGATCACACCATCGTTACCTGGCCTCACATGGAGCGGCTGAAAAACTGAAATCCCTTGACTTCTTTGTAGTGATAAAACTAAACCACTTTGATTTAATGTAATAAAGCAAATATGGGATTCAGGTGGCCTTTTTTTGCTCCTTCAATgactgttccacttcctgtctggccctCATCTGCATCCTCAGTTTTGAATGTTACATGAATGTGTAATGCTTGTTTTGCCCCAAAATCTGTCTAATTCTCAGGTGAGGGTgtgttctctcttttctttgtcgACCATTAAGAGTTTTTCTTTGCAGAGATTCCTGCTTCATTTTCTGCAAAGATCAGTAGAAATCAACTCTTCAAtcacccccccaaaacaaacaatgatTCCAGTCAGAGGGCTTCATCTTCAGTATCCTAAGCCTGCATCCCGAGAACACGCATCATCCCCATTTATATAATATTAACGAGTAAAAAGCAACAGCATTGACGCCCACTTTACATTTCGATTTCTTGGCAACGTTCTCTACGGAGTTCAACTATGTGCTGCTGAAGTGACTCTGAGAAaacacagctgctcctccagcataTGATGTCATCAGAGGACAACTCCTCCACTGTTGATCTTTAATAAAGACAAAACTTTCATCAGGAGGTTACGGGCTGTCATGGCCCCGGCAATTAACCAGAGCATGAGGACATCAACGGATCTGCTCGCTTTCTGGGTGTCATTCACCACGCACCGCTGTCCCATCGGCCAAACAGCGACAAAGTCCCCGTCGCTGAGCGGTAACAGGGTGCTGTGTTGTGTCAAGTGTGTATTACAGACTCGTGTGATGCGACACACCGGTTGTGAGTGACCCCAGGAGTGTCATGAAGTACCCTTCGCCGAGGTCACACCATAACAGACACGACTCAGCCTCCTCTCCGCTCAGTGCTGGCTCAGATCCGCAGAGACCTGTCTATTTTCACTGCCAGAGCGCTAAAAGGCGGCGATTGTCTATCAGCCCACTTGTATCTTTTGAAACAACAAACCGCAGTCTTTCACTCGCACGAGGCTCCCCGAGTTGACAGTAATATTCATGTTCACTCCATTAAAGCGTAAACCGCAGCGAGTCCGGCCGCCTGTGACAGATCACCTGCGAGAGACGCGGCGAGACAGGGGCGCACCCTTTCAAAGGCCAGGCCTAGATAGGCTCTAATCAGGCCCCGTCCGGTGAGGTCAAACAGCAAACTTGGATGACAGCATTTTCTCCCCCAACCTCCGCAAAGATCCCTGAGAAATCCAGACGTCGTATCAGAGGATTTCTGATAACAGCAGTCCAGCGAGAGAAGCTCTGCAGCGTTCCATTAAGGAGTGGAGGATGAAAACAAGCCCTTTATAAGCTGTCTGGACACGTAGGAGCCAGGCCTGCTGAAGTTAGCAGTAAAAGAAAGCCTTTGAAAGCAGAGTGCTTTGATGTTCCGTCTTCTAATCTCACTTTAAGTCACCGTTCTTGTGTTTGAGAGACAATTAAACCttgtgagggagaggagagcgcGGCCGTCCCTGCTGTGCCATCATGTCAAAAAAAGGATTCTTTGGACTACagaagagctgaggaagagcagcatGAATGAGTGTAATGAGTGTTCTATTAGGTGTTGTCCTACAGGGCGTGTGGATATCAGACAGCTCTACCGCACAGTGACACCTTATTAGCCAATAAACCTCCAGTATGTTTTCACAGCTTGATGTGGAGACTGTGGAAGTACAGGgaacctctctctctcatacacacactcacacactcacatagtGAGGGCTCACATTTCATTGGTGggactttaaaaacaacaacacacaaacctACAGGAAAAAACAATTAACTTAGCTCAGTGAAAACACGGGAGAAGAATCACGGCAAAGGCCTCGTTGTCGGAACTGTTTCACGTTGAGACAGTCCTGCTGAAATGTGCAGTTGAATGTGTGACAGCTTGGAAATCCCACTCTGCAAACAAGAACATCTTCATCCCGTAGCACTTTTCTGGCTAATAGGGAGGtaagaagaaaaaggtttcAGAGAACTCGTCGGAGAAATCGTTCGCATGTTTCCCACCACAAGACAACCTTCATTTGGAGCCTCCAGGCAAAAGAAAATTTCCAAACCCTCAGAGGAAACGATGGCACATGTGCTGTACTGACATATCATCGGGACGCGCCCACATCCAAAAGTGCTCTGCAGGTGCACGTCGGAAATTCCAGAAAAGGAATAAATCGCCTCCATACGCTGCTCCCACGAGGGAGCTCTTCTGTTATTGTTTCATATTTTGAGCATAACTGACAAGATGACTTGGCAAAAGCCC
The DNA window shown above is from Takifugu flavidus isolate HTHZ2018 chromosome 10, ASM371156v2, whole genome shotgun sequence and carries:
- the twist1b gene encoding twist-related protein 1b — encoded protein: MSEENLGEESGSSPVSPVDSLSNSEGELERQPKRSGRKRRPSRKNGEDSDSPTPGKRGKKSNSSSPQSFEDIQSQRVMANVRERQRTQSLNEAFAALRKIIPTLPSDKLSKIQTLKLAARYIDFLCQVLQSDELDSKMASCSYVAHERLSYAFSVWRMEGAWSMSTSH